A region of Streptomyces cinnamoneus DNA encodes the following proteins:
- a CDS encoding RelA/SpoT family protein: protein MPDEVQPLTAAQQDKPSSEAAAVSGAPTGRPQGTDGPPPKGEPRTGGAAQAQPARPQPPASSAPARQAPTPGPAPRPGSSSRVRARLARLGVQRSSPYNPVLEPLLRIVRGNDPKADTTTLRQIERAYQVAERWHRGQKRKSGDPYITHPLAVTTILAELGMDPATLMAGLLHDTVEDTEYGLDDLRRDFGDQVALLVDGVTKLDRVQFGEAAQAETVRKMVVAMAKDPRVLVIKLADRLHNMRTMRYLKREKQEKKARETLEIYAPLAHRLGMNTIKWELEDLAFAILYPKMYDEIVRLVAERAPKRDEYLAVVTDEVQADLRAARIKATVTGRPKHYYSVYQKMIVRGRDFAEIYDLVGIRVLVDTVRDCYAALGTVHARWNPVPGRFKDYIAMPKFNMYQSLHTTVIGPSGKPVELQIRTFDMHRRAEYGIAAHWKYKQEAVAGASKIRTDVPKNAGKNQDTVNDMAWLRQLLDWQKETEDPGEFLESLRFDLSRNEVFVFTPKGDVIALPAGATPVDFAYAVHTEVGHRTIGARVNGRLVPLESTLDNGDLVEVFTSKAPGAGPSRDWLGFVKSPRARNKIRAWFSKERRDEAIEQGKDAIARAMRKQNLPIQRILTGDSLVTLAHEMRYPDISSLYAAIGEGHVAAQGVVQKLVQALGGEDAATEDIEETAPIRGRSKRRSSADPGVVVKGVDDVWVKLARCCTPVPGDPIIGFVTRGNGISVHRADCVNVDSLSQQPERILDVEWAPTQSSVFLVAIQVEALDRSRLLSDVTRVLSDQHVNILSAAVQTSRDRVATSRFTFEMGDPKHLGHVLKAVRGVEGVYDVYRVTSARRP from the coding sequence TTGCCAGACGAGGTCCAGCCGCTCACCGCCGCTCAACAGGACAAGCCGTCTTCCGAGGCCGCGGCGGTCTCGGGCGCGCCCACCGGCCGTCCGCAGGGCACCGACGGGCCCCCGCCCAAGGGCGAGCCCAGGACCGGCGGCGCGGCGCAGGCCCAGCCGGCCCGCCCCCAGCCGCCCGCCTCCTCCGCGCCGGCCCGGCAGGCGCCCACGCCCGGCCCCGCGCCCCGGCCCGGCTCCTCCAGCCGCGTCCGCGCCCGCCTCGCCCGCCTGGGCGTCCAGCGCTCCAGCCCGTACAACCCGGTGCTCGAGCCGCTGCTGCGCATCGTGCGCGGCAACGACCCCAAGGCCGACACCACGACCCTGCGCCAGATCGAGCGCGCCTACCAGGTCGCCGAGCGCTGGCACCGCGGCCAGAAGCGCAAGAGCGGCGACCCGTACATCACCCACCCGCTCGCGGTCACCACGATCCTCGCCGAGCTGGGCATGGATCCGGCCACCCTGATGGCGGGCCTGCTGCACGACACCGTCGAGGACACCGAGTACGGCCTGGACGACCTGCGCCGTGACTTCGGCGACCAGGTGGCCCTGCTCGTCGACGGCGTCACCAAGCTCGACCGGGTGCAGTTCGGCGAGGCCGCCCAGGCCGAGACCGTGCGCAAGATGGTCGTGGCCATGGCCAAGGACCCCCGCGTCCTGGTGATCAAGCTCGCGGACCGCCTGCACAACATGCGCACCATGCGCTACCTCAAGCGGGAGAAGCAGGAGAAGAAGGCCCGCGAGACGCTGGAGATCTACGCCCCGCTGGCGCACCGGCTGGGCATGAACACCATCAAGTGGGAGCTGGAGGACCTCGCCTTCGCGATCCTCTACCCCAAGATGTACGACGAGATCGTCCGGCTCGTCGCCGAGCGGGCCCCCAAGCGCGACGAGTACCTGGCCGTCGTCACCGACGAGGTCCAGGCCGACCTGCGCGCCGCCCGCATCAAGGCCACCGTCACGGGCCGCCCGAAGCACTACTACAGCGTCTACCAGAAGATGATCGTGCGAGGCCGCGACTTCGCCGAGATCTACGACCTGGTGGGCATCCGCGTCCTCGTCGACACCGTCCGCGACTGCTACGCGGCGCTCGGCACCGTCCACGCCCGGTGGAACCCGGTGCCGGGGCGGTTCAAGGACTACATCGCGATGCCCAAGTTCAACATGTACCAGTCGTTGCACACGACGGTCATAGGGCCCAGCGGCAAGCCCGTCGAGCTGCAGATCCGCACCTTCGACATGCACCGCCGCGCCGAGTACGGCATCGCCGCGCACTGGAAGTACAAGCAGGAGGCCGTCGCCGGAGCCTCCAAGATCCGCACGGACGTGCCGAAGAACGCCGGCAAGAACCAGGACACCGTCAACGACATGGCCTGGCTCCGGCAGTTGCTCGACTGGCAGAAGGAGACGGAGGACCCGGGCGAGTTCCTGGAGTCCCTGCGCTTCGACCTCTCGCGCAACGAGGTCTTCGTCTTCACCCCCAAGGGCGACGTCATAGCGCTCCCGGCGGGCGCCACGCCGGTCGACTTCGCCTACGCCGTGCACACCGAGGTCGGCCACCGCACCATAGGCGCCCGGGTCAACGGACGGCTCGTCCCGCTGGAGTCGACCCTCGACAACGGCGATCTGGTGGAGGTCTTCACCTCCAAGGCCCCCGGCGCGGGCCCCTCCCGCGACTGGCTGGGCTTCGTCAAGTCCCCGCGCGCCCGCAACAAGATCCGCGCCTGGTTCTCCAAGGAGCGCCGCGACGAGGCCATCGAGCAGGGCAAGGACGCCATCGCGCGCGCCATGCGCAAGCAGAACCTGCCGATCCAGCGCATCCTCACCGGCGACTCCCTCGTCACCCTCGCGCACGAGATGCGCTACCCCGACATCTCCTCCCTCTACGCCGCCATCGGTGAGGGCCACGTCGCGGCCCAGGGCGTCGTGCAGAAGCTCGTCCAGGCCCTCGGCGGCGAGGACGCGGCCACGGAGGACATCGAGGAGACCGCCCCGATCCGCGGCCGCTCCAAGCGGCGTTCCAGCGCCGACCCCGGTGTGGTCGTCAAGGGCGTCGACGACGTCTGGGTCAAGCTCGCCCGCTGTTGCACGCCCGTGCCCGGCGACCCGATCATCGGCTTCGTCACGCGCGGCAACGGCATCTCCGTCCACCGCGCCGACTGCGTCAACGTCGACTCGCTCTCGCAGCAGCCCGAGCGGATCCTCGACGTGGAGTGGGCGCCCACCCAGTCCTCCGTCTTCCTGGTCGCCATCCAGGTGGAGGCGCTGGACCGGTCACGGCTGCTCTCGGACGTCACCCGCGTCCTGTCCGACCAGCACGTCAACATCCTCTCGGCCGCCGTGCAGACCTCCCGCGACCGGGTGGCCACCTCGCGCTTCACCTTCGAGATGGGCGACCCCAAGCACCTGGGGCACGTGCTCAAGGCCGTCCGGGGCGTGGAGGGCGTCTACGACGTCTACCGCGTGACGTCCGCGCGCAGGCCGTAG
- the secD gene encoding protein translocase subunit SecD, with amino-acid sequence MAAPKKGRRSPGGQGRPGRVLALILIAMVALTGGMFASGHATPRLGIDLAGGTSFTLEAKNEPGKPNAINETNMNTAVGIIERRVNGLGVTEAEVQTQGSKHIIVNIPKGTNATQARQQVGTTAKLGFRPVLTSTAGVKAPEPAPSASSDAGKDKDKSKEDGKAKPSGSASPSASTQGRPVTDALKADGTPSPKATASVSGEDAKNGQPSAKPSDKGDKKSPEPTPSTGDTAALQKQLDALDCSTKEGRAKANEAAAAAKTSDPIVACRKDGQVKEILGPVAVEGANVSGASAVFDTQQGKGWLVQLKFDSTGSKKFAQVTGQLASKPAPQNQFAIVLDGEVVSDPSVSSSITGGQAEISGGFTQQSAQDLANVLSYGALPLSFDIVTETTVTAALGGEQLRAGLIAGAIGLALVVLYLVIYYRGLALVALASLLCSAILTYTIMVLLGTAIGFALNLPAVCGAIVAIGITADSFIVYFERIRDEIREGRSLRPAVERGWPRARRTILVSDFVSFLAAAVLFVVTVGKVQGFAFTLGLTTLLDVVVVFLFTKPLMTLLARRKFFASGHPWSGLDPKRLGAKPPLRASRRRPSAPVDPKEA; translated from the coding sequence GTGGCAGCACCGAAGAAGGGCCGCAGGTCCCCGGGCGGCCAGGGCAGGCCGGGCAGAGTCCTGGCCCTGATCCTGATCGCGATGGTGGCGCTCACCGGGGGGATGTTCGCCTCCGGGCACGCCACGCCGCGGCTGGGCATCGACCTGGCGGGCGGCACCAGCTTCACGCTGGAGGCCAAGAACGAGCCCGGCAAGCCCAACGCGATCAACGAGACCAACATGAACACCGCCGTCGGCATCATCGAGCGGCGTGTCAACGGTCTCGGCGTGACCGAGGCAGAGGTCCAGACGCAGGGCAGCAAGCACATCATCGTGAACATCCCCAAGGGGACGAACGCGACGCAGGCTCGCCAGCAGGTCGGTACCACCGCCAAGCTCGGCTTCCGGCCGGTCCTGACCTCGACCGCCGGCGTCAAGGCTCCCGAGCCCGCGCCCAGCGCCTCCTCCGACGCCGGCAAGGACAAGGACAAGAGCAAGGAGGACGGCAAGGCCAAGCCCTCCGGCTCCGCCTCCCCGTCCGCCAGCACCCAGGGCCGCCCGGTGACCGACGCCCTGAAGGCCGACGGCACCCCGTCCCCGAAGGCCACCGCCTCCGTGTCCGGCGAGGACGCGAAGAACGGCCAGCCCTCCGCCAAGCCGTCGGACAAGGGCGACAAGAAGTCGCCCGAGCCCACCCCGTCCACGGGTGACACGGCCGCGCTTCAGAAGCAGCTCGACGCCCTGGACTGCTCCACCAAGGAAGGCCGCGCCAAGGCGAACGAGGCTGCTGCCGCCGCCAAGACGTCCGACCCGATCGTCGCCTGCCGCAAGGACGGCCAGGTCAAGGAGATCCTCGGCCCCGTGGCCGTGGAGGGCGCCAACGTCAGCGGCGCCAGCGCGGTCTTCGACACCCAGCAGGGCAAGGGCTGGCTCGTCCAGCTGAAGTTCGACTCGACCGGCTCCAAGAAGTTCGCCCAGGTCACGGGCCAGCTGGCCAGCAAGCCGGCGCCGCAGAACCAGTTCGCGATCGTCCTCGACGGCGAGGTCGTCTCCGACCCGTCCGTGAGCAGCTCGATCACCGGCGGCCAGGCGGAGATCTCCGGCGGCTTCACCCAGCAGAGCGCCCAGGACCTGGCCAACGTGCTGTCCTACGGTGCCCTGCCGCTGTCCTTCGACATCGTCACCGAGACCACGGTGACCGCCGCCCTCGGCGGTGAGCAGCTGCGCGCCGGCCTGATCGCCGGTGCCATCGGCCTCGCGCTCGTCGTGCTGTACCTGGTGATCTACTACCGCGGCCTCGCGCTCGTGGCGCTCGCCAGCCTCCTGTGCTCGGCGATCCTCACCTACACGATCATGGTCCTGCTGGGCACGGCCATCGGCTTCGCGCTGAACCTGCCGGCCGTCTGCGGCGCCATCGTGGCCATCGGCATCACCGCCGACTCCTTCATCGTCTACTTCGAGCGCATCCGTGACGAGATCCGCGAGGGCCGCAGTCTGCGCCCCGCCGTCGAGCGCGGCTGGCCGCGCGCCCGCCGCACGATCCTCGTGTCGGACTTCGTCTCCTTCCTCGCCGCCGCGGTGCTGTTCGTCGTCACCGTCGGCAAGGTGCAGGGCTTCGCGTTCACCCTCGGTCTGACCACGCTCCTCGACGTCGTCGTGGTCTTCCTCTTCACCAAGCCGCTCATGACGCTTCTCGCCCGCCGCAAGTTCTTCGCCAGCGGCCACCCCTGGTCGGGCCTCGACCCCAAGCGGCTCGGCGCCAAGCCGCCGCTGCGGGCCTCCCGCCGCCGTCCGTCCGCCCCCGTCGACCCGAAGGAGGCGTGA
- the ruvB gene encoding Holliday junction branch migration DNA helicase RuvB: MNWDDESAYATPPAGDRLVGTTADGEDQAVEAALRPKDLGEFIGQERVREQLDLVLKAARARGATADHVLLSGAPGLGKTTLSMIIAAEMGAPIRITSGPAIQHAGDLAAILSSLTEGEVLFLDEIHRMSRPAEEMLYMAMEDFRVDVIVGKGPGATAIPLELPPFTLVGATTRAGLLPPPLRDRFGFTGHMEFYAPAELQRVVHRSARLLDVEIDEKGAAEIAGRSRGTPRIANRLLRRVRDYAQVKADGVITQEIAAQALQVYEVDGRGLDRLDRAVLTALLKLFGGGPVGLSTLAVAVGEERETVEEVAEPFLVREGLLARTPRGRVATPAAWSHLGLVPPQQGGGRAGAGGSDQHGLFGE, from the coding sequence AGGCCGCGCTGCGCCCCAAGGACCTCGGCGAGTTCATCGGCCAGGAGCGCGTCCGCGAACAGCTGGACCTCGTCCTCAAGGCCGCCCGCGCCCGCGGGGCCACCGCCGACCACGTCCTGCTCTCCGGCGCCCCCGGCCTCGGCAAGACCACCCTCTCCATGATCATCGCGGCGGAGATGGGCGCCCCCATCCGCATCACCTCCGGCCCCGCCATCCAGCACGCCGGCGACCTCGCCGCCATCCTGTCCTCCCTCACCGAGGGGGAGGTGCTCTTCCTCGACGAGATCCACCGCATGTCCCGGCCCGCCGAGGAGATGCTCTACATGGCCATGGAGGACTTCCGCGTCGACGTGATCGTCGGCAAGGGCCCCGGCGCCACCGCCATCCCCCTGGAGCTGCCGCCCTTCACCCTGGTCGGCGCCACCACCCGGGCCGGCCTGCTGCCGCCCCCGCTGCGCGACCGCTTCGGCTTCACCGGCCACATGGAGTTCTACGCGCCGGCCGAGCTCCAGCGCGTCGTCCACCGCTCGGCCCGGCTGCTCGACGTGGAGATAGACGAGAAGGGCGCGGCGGAGATCGCCGGCCGTTCCCGGGGCACCCCCCGCATCGCCAACCGCCTGCTGCGCCGGGTCCGCGACTACGCCCAGGTGAAGGCCGACGGAGTGATCACCCAGGAGATCGCCGCCCAGGCCCTCCAGGTGTACGAGGTCGACGGCCGGGGCCTGGACCGGCTCGACCGCGCCGTGCTCACCGCGTTGCTCAAGCTCTTCGGCGGCGGCCCCGTCGGCCTGTCCACGCTCGCGGTCGCGGTGGGGGAGGAGCGCGAGACGGTCGAGGAGGTCGCCGAGCCGTTCCTGGTCCGCGAGGGCCTGCTCGCCCGTACGCCCAGGGGCCGGGTGGCCACCCCGGCGGCCTGGTCGCACCTGGGCCTGGTGCCGCCCCAGCAGGGCGGGGGCCGGGCCGGGGCGGGCGGGTCCGACCAGCACGGTCTCTTCGGGGAGTGA
- the yajC gene encoding preprotein translocase subunit YajC, which yields MNIVTLLPFIVLIGAMFLMTRSAKNKQRQAAQMRNEMQPGTGVRTIGGMYATVKEINEDTVLLEVAPGVHAIYAKNAIGAVLEDAEYNRIVHGLEPEDAPVVPDDASSLTDADAPAEKKIDLGKDAAPAAADEAGKADKADEKSAEAEAQPKDVKRDGDTDAK from the coding sequence GTGAATATCGTGACTCTCCTGCCGTTCATCGTGCTTATCGGGGCCATGTTCCTGATGACCCGGTCGGCCAAGAACAAGCAGCGCCAGGCCGCGCAGATGCGCAACGAGATGCAGCCGGGTACCGGTGTCCGGACGATCGGCGGCATGTACGCCACCGTCAAGGAGATCAACGAGGACACGGTCCTGCTGGAGGTCGCCCCGGGCGTCCACGCGATCTACGCGAAGAACGCCATCGGCGCCGTCCTCGAGGACGCCGAGTACAACCGCATCGTCCACGGCCTGGAGCCGGAGGACGCCCCGGTCGTCCCGGACGACGCCTCCTCGCTGACCGACGCCGACGCGCCGGCCGAGAAGAAGATCGACCTCGGCAAGGACGCCGCCCCGGCCGCCGCTGACGAGGCCGGCAAGGCCGACAAGGCCGACGAGAAGTCCGCCGAGGCCGAGGCGCAGCCGAAGGACGTCAAGCGCGACGGCGACACCGACGCGAAGTAA
- the secF gene encoding protein translocase subunit SecF encodes MSRLGTIGARLYRGEVGYDFVGKRKIWYGISILITITAIVGLAVRGLNMGIEFSGGAVFTTPKTSVSAEAAKRTAEDASSHQAIVQKLGDGTLRVQVSELTTDQSRTTQQALAKKLAVPLEKVNTDIVGPSWGDQIANKAWTGLGVFMVLVVIYLAIAFEWRMALAALIALIHDLTITVGVYALVGFEVTPGTVIGLLTILGYSLYDTVVVFDGLKESSKDITKQTRFTYSEIANRSLNGTLVRSINTTVVALLPVAGLLFIGGGFLGAGMLNDISLALFVGLAAGAYSSIFIATPLVADLKERDPQMQALTKRVRARRAADAAKADSAGAAASPEESDEQDEDEPQDASPAGLVGQRRQPTGRGRGGRGGRPQGKRR; translated from the coding sequence ATGTCGCGACTCGGCACCATCGGCGCCCGGCTCTACCGCGGTGAGGTCGGCTACGACTTCGTCGGCAAGCGGAAGATCTGGTACGGCATCTCGATCCTCATCACCATCACGGCCATCGTCGGCCTGGCGGTGCGCGGCCTGAACATGGGCATCGAGTTCTCCGGCGGCGCCGTCTTCACCACCCCCAAGACCTCGGTCTCCGCCGAGGCGGCCAAGCGCACCGCCGAGGACGCCTCAAGCCACCAGGCCATCGTCCAGAAGCTCGGCGACGGCACCCTGCGCGTCCAGGTCAGCGAGCTGACCACCGACCAGTCCCGGACGACCCAGCAGGCCCTGGCCAAGAAGCTGGCCGTGCCGCTGGAGAAGGTCAACACCGACATCGTCGGGCCCAGCTGGGGCGACCAGATCGCCAACAAGGCCTGGACCGGCCTCGGGGTCTTCATGGTCCTCGTGGTGATCTATCTGGCGATCGCCTTCGAGTGGCGCATGGCGCTGGCGGCCCTGATCGCGTTGATCCACGACCTCACCATCACGGTCGGCGTGTACGCGCTCGTGGGCTTCGAGGTCACCCCGGGCACCGTGATCGGTCTGCTGACCATCCTCGGTTACTCCCTCTACGACACCGTCGTCGTCTTCGACGGTCTCAAGGAGAGCTCGAAGGACATCACCAAGCAGACCCGCTTCACCTACAGCGAGATCGCCAACCGCAGCCTCAACGGCACGCTGGTGCGTTCCATCAACACCACCGTGGTGGCGCTCCTGCCGGTCGCCGGCCTGCTGTTCATCGGCGGCGGTTTCCTCGGCGCGGGCATGCTCAACGACATCTCCCTCGCCCTCTTCGTCGGTCTCGCGGCCGGCGCGTACTCCTCGATCTTCATCGCCACCCCGCTGGTCGCCGACCTCAAGGAGCGCGACCCGCAGATGCAGGCCCTGACCAAGCGGGTGCGCGCCCGTCGCGCGGCCGACGCCGCCAAGGCCGACTCCGCCGGTGCCGCCGCCTCCCCCGAGGAGAGCGACGAGCAGGACGAGGACGAGCCGCAGGACGCCTCCCCGGCCGGGCTCGTCGGCCAGCGCCGCCAGCCCACCGGTCGTGGCCGCGGCGGTCGCGGCGGCCGCCCGCAGGGCAAGCGCCGATGA
- a CDS encoding adenine phosphoribosyltransferase, whose translation MSATRASGADQDLRDLLLSRIHDVPDYPKPGVMFKDITPLLADAEAFGALTDAFVALCAHHGATKVVGLEARGFILAAPVAVRAGLGFVPVRKAGKLPGATLAQSYELEYGTAEIEMHADALDAGDRVLVIDDVLATGGTAEASLQLIRRAGAEVAGVAVLMELGFLPGRARLESALAGAPLEALITV comes from the coding sequence ATGAGCGCCACCCGCGCCTCGGGCGCCGACCAGGACCTGCGGGACCTGCTGCTCAGCCGGATCCACGACGTCCCCGACTATCCGAAGCCGGGCGTGATGTTCAAGGACATCACCCCGCTGCTCGCCGACGCCGAGGCCTTCGGCGCGCTGACCGACGCGTTCGTGGCGCTCTGCGCGCACCACGGGGCGACCAAGGTCGTGGGCCTGGAGGCCCGTGGCTTCATCCTGGCCGCCCCCGTCGCCGTCCGCGCGGGGCTCGGCTTCGTGCCCGTGCGCAAGGCCGGCAAGCTCCCCGGAGCCACGCTGGCGCAGTCCTACGAGCTGGAGTACGGCACCGCCGAGATCGAGATGCACGCCGACGCCCTGGACGCGGGTGACCGGGTCCTGGTCATCGACGACGTGCTGGCCACCGGCGGCACCGCCGAGGCCTCGCTCCAGCTGATCCGCCGGGCCGGCGCCGAGGTGGCGGGCGTCGCCGTGCTGATGGAGCTGGGCTTCCTGCCCGGCCGCGCGCGCCTGGAGTCCGCCCTGGCCGGCGCGCCCCTGGAGGCGTTGATCACGGTCTGA
- a CDS encoding peptidylprolyl isomerase: protein MASNEQRRRQLAREKFERQQQRRDAARRKARRRNAVIAAGLAVVVAAGAGAYAAGAFSDGGKRTDAAAQDAAPSPKKGPDPCAKPAPGSPSGKTWKSEPEMSVDKSKSYAMELKTTCGAIDVKLDAANAPHTVNSFDFLAKEGFFDHSKCHRLTTAGIYVLQCGDPKGTGMGGPGYTIEDENLKDSRLKDNVYPAGTIAMANTGQPHTGGSQFFLVYQDSQLPPQYTPFGTIGEEGMKTLKKIADAGERSGAGDGAPNATVVIDKATVAGS from the coding sequence GTGGCCAGTAACGAGCAGCGGCGGCGGCAGCTCGCCCGGGAGAAGTTCGAGCGGCAGCAGCAGCGGCGCGACGCGGCACGGCGCAAGGCCCGTCGCCGCAACGCGGTGATCGCCGCCGGCCTCGCCGTCGTGGTGGCCGCGGGCGCGGGCGCGTACGCGGCGGGCGCCTTCTCGGACGGCGGGAAGAGGACGGACGCGGCGGCCCAGGACGCCGCCCCGAGCCCCAAGAAGGGCCCGGACCCGTGCGCGAAGCCCGCTCCGGGCTCGCCCTCCGGCAAGACGTGGAAGTCGGAGCCCGAGATGAGCGTCGACAAGTCCAAGTCGTACGCGATGGAACTGAAGACCACCTGCGGCGCGATCGACGTCAAGCTCGACGCCGCGAACGCGCCGCACACGGTCAACTCCTTCGACTTCCTGGCGAAGGAAGGGTTCTTCGACCACTCCAAGTGCCACCGCCTGACCACCGCCGGCATCTACGTCCTGCAGTGCGGCGACCCGAAGGGCACCGGCATGGGCGGCCCCGGCTACACCATCGAGGACGAGAACCTCAAGGACTCCCGGCTCAAGGACAACGTCTACCCGGCGGGCACGATCGCGATGGCCAACACCGGCCAGCCGCACACCGGGGGCAGCCAGTTCTTCCTCGTCTACCAGGACAGCCAGCTGCCGCCGCAGTACACGCCCTTCGGCACCATCGGCGAGGAGGGCATGAAGACCCTCAAGAAGATCGCCGACGCCGGTGAGCGGTCGGGCGCCGGCGACGGCGCGCCCAACGCGACCGTCGTGATCGACAAGGCGACCGTGGCCGGAAGCTGA
- a CDS encoding DUF349 domain-containing protein — translation MSSDPWGRVDETGTVYVRTADGEQVVGSWQAGSPEEALAYFERKYEGLVVEIGLLERRVRTTDLSAKDAMTAIDHLRVQVDEHHVVGDLEALRERLDKLVATVETRREERKAAKAKQSEEARTAKESLVAEAEELAASEQWRSAGERLRALVDTWKGLPRLDRKTDDELWHRFSHARSAFSKRRKAHFAALDAQREDARKVKEKLVAEAEALSGSTDWGPTAARYRDLMAEWKAAGRAQREAEDELWTRFRGAQDVFFQARSEVFAERDAEQQGNLTLKEELVVEAEKLLPVTDLKAARAAFRSVNERWEAIGHVPRDARPKIEGRMHAVERAIQEAEEAEWRRTNPEARARAAGLTGQLQAAVDKLQEQVDKARAAGNDAKADKLAKELEGRKALLDQALKGLEEFGG, via the coding sequence GTGAGCAGCGACCCGTGGGGCCGCGTCGATGAGACGGGGACCGTGTACGTGCGTACCGCCGACGGCGAGCAGGTCGTCGGATCGTGGCAGGCGGGGTCTCCAGAGGAGGCCCTGGCTTACTTCGAGCGCAAGTACGAGGGCCTGGTCGTCGAGATCGGCCTCCTCGAGCGACGGGTGAGGACGACCGACCTGTCGGCCAAGGACGCGATGACCGCGATCGACCACCTGCGCGTCCAGGTCGACGAGCACCACGTGGTGGGTGACCTCGAAGCCCTGCGCGAGCGCCTGGACAAGCTGGTCGCCACCGTCGAGACGCGCCGCGAGGAGCGCAAGGCGGCGAAGGCCAAGCAGTCCGAGGAAGCCCGTACGGCCAAGGAGTCGCTGGTCGCCGAGGCCGAGGAGCTGGCGGCGAGCGAGCAGTGGCGATCCGCCGGCGAGCGGCTGCGCGCCCTGGTCGACACGTGGAAGGGCCTGCCGCGGCTGGACCGCAAGACCGACGACGAGCTGTGGCACCGCTTCTCCCACGCCCGCTCGGCGTTCTCCAAGCGACGCAAGGCGCACTTCGCCGCGCTGGACGCACAGCGTGAGGACGCCCGCAAGGTCAAGGAGAAGCTGGTCGCCGAGGCCGAGGCGCTCTCCGGCTCCACGGACTGGGGCCCGACCGCCGCGCGCTACCGCGACCTGATGGCCGAGTGGAAGGCCGCCGGGCGCGCCCAGCGCGAGGCCGAGGACGAGCTGTGGACCCGTTTCCGCGGCGCCCAGGACGTCTTCTTCCAGGCGCGGAGCGAGGTGTTCGCCGAGCGTGACGCCGAGCAGCAGGGCAACCTGACGCTCAAGGAGGAGCTGGTCGTCGAGGCCGAGAAGCTCCTGCCGGTCACGGACCTCAAGGCGGCGCGGGCGGCGTTCCGTTCGGTCAACGAGCGCTGGGAGGCCATCGGCCACGTGCCGCGCGACGCCCGGCCGAAGATCGAGGGCCGGATGCACGCGGTGGAGCGCGCCATCCAGGAGGCCGAGGAGGCCGAGTGGCGGCGTACGAACCCGGAGGCGCGGGCCCGTGCGGCCGGTCTGACGGGCCAGCTCCAGGCCGCCGTCGACAAGCTCCAGGAGCAGGTCGACAAGGCGCGCGCCGCGGGCAACGACGCGAAGGCCGACAAGCTCGCGAAGGAGCTTGAGGGCCGCAAGGCGCTGCTGGACCAGGCCCTGAAGGGCCTTGAGGAGTTCGGCGGCTGA